Proteins co-encoded in one uncultured Draconibacterium sp. genomic window:
- a CDS encoding alpha-amylase family glycosyl hydrolase has product MAHFRFLFGIYLSLLLSPVFGQITTAPTQPVASQNVIVTFDSSQDSRLGSFTGDLYAHTGVIVEGVTDWQHVIGSWGENSSQPKLTNKGNGIYELEITPDINTYYSVPSNEKVVKLAFVFRSSDGSTQTNDLFVDIYPEGLWLVVSTPSDHSILKQNEETTISASASVEGELSLWFNDTQLAQTTGKEITTNTSFTSGGNHWIIAKIITNSETKYDSVPVYIKNDVTTQAKPTQYKKGINYTSDQSAALVLWAPEKKFVYVLGDFNNWQLSEDYQMKKDGDYFWLDIPNLEKGKEYAFQYLIDGNLKIADPYTEKILDPWNDSYINETTYPNLKTYPSGKTEGIVSVLQPGQEEYQWTVNNFTSPEKEKTVIYEMLIRDFTEQHTYDAVIEKLDYLEDLRINVLELMPVNEFEGNSSWGYNPSFYFAPDKYYGPKNELKRLIDECHKRGIAVVIDMVLNHSYGQSPFVQMYWDASNNRPAANNPWYNQQSNFQNPDAQWGYDFNHESVYTRELVDSINSFWMNEYKVDGFRFDFTKGFSNTVYGPSDWGSAYDAARIANLKRMADEIWKRKPDAFVIFEHLADNYEEKELAAYDILLWGNMNYNYNEASMGFNQNGQSDLKGAIYSERDWSKPNLVTYMESHDEERLMYKNLQYGNSEGSYSIKELGTALDRMELNSVFFIPLPGPKMIWQFGELGYDYSIDSNGGRLSEKPVRWDYLDEKNRTDLFQVMAKLNELKQQYDVFSPDNTSYSLAGATKWYKLSKGNNHVVGLGNFDVTDNNIAITFPSAGKYYEFFSGDSIEISSTNQTFTFAAGEYRLYSTQQFEEPSIVTDIDEIENTTNDLKVYPNPVSSKMTIASDKTISSVQVYSIAGTLQYQANELRKNKVEIDVQNFTPGVYLVRVIQNGNSTTQKVLVK; this is encoded by the coding sequence ATGGCACATTTTCGTTTTCTTTTCGGTATTTACCTTTCATTACTGTTAAGCCCGGTATTTGGGCAAATAACTACAGCGCCGACGCAACCGGTGGCCTCTCAAAATGTAATCGTTACTTTTGATTCGTCGCAGGATAGCCGCCTCGGAAGCTTTACCGGCGACCTTTACGCTCATACGGGTGTAATTGTTGAAGGAGTAACTGACTGGCAACATGTAATTGGTTCATGGGGAGAAAACAGCTCTCAACCTAAGCTTACCAACAAAGGAAACGGAATTTATGAGCTCGAAATCACCCCCGATATCAATACTTACTATTCGGTTCCTTCAAACGAGAAAGTAGTTAAACTGGCTTTTGTTTTTCGTTCGTCCGACGGATCAACACAAACCAACGATCTTTTTGTCGACATTTACCCGGAAGGGCTCTGGCTTGTTGTTTCTACGCCTTCAGATCATTCCATTCTGAAGCAAAACGAAGAGACCACCATTTCGGCCAGTGCTTCAGTAGAAGGCGAACTTTCTTTATGGTTTAATGACACACAGCTTGCCCAAACTACCGGAAAAGAGATTACCACCAACACCTCTTTTACATCGGGAGGAAACCATTGGATTATCGCAAAAATTATAACGAATTCCGAAACAAAATATGACTCCGTTCCGGTTTACATTAAAAATGATGTAACCACACAGGCCAAACCAACCCAGTACAAGAAAGGAATTAATTATACCTCTGACCAATCAGCAGCTTTGGTTCTTTGGGCACCTGAAAAGAAATTTGTTTACGTGCTTGGCGATTTCAACAACTGGCAACTTTCTGAAGATTACCAGATGAAAAAAGACGGTGATTATTTCTGGCTTGATATCCCAAATCTTGAAAAAGGCAAAGAATACGCTTTTCAGTATTTAATTGATGGCAATCTGAAAATTGCTGATCCTTACACCGAAAAAATATTAGATCCCTGGAACGACAGCTACATTAATGAAACTACCTACCCCAACCTAAAAACTTATCCTTCGGGAAAAACAGAAGGCATTGTTTCTGTTCTCCAACCCGGACAAGAAGAATACCAGTGGACAGTAAACAATTTCACTTCCCCGGAAAAAGAAAAAACGGTAATCTACGAAATGCTTATCCGCGATTTTACCGAACAACACACGTACGATGCAGTTATTGAAAAGCTCGATTATTTGGAAGACCTGCGTATAAATGTGCTGGAATTAATGCCGGTAAACGAGTTTGAAGGAAACAGCAGCTGGGGATACAATCCTTCGTTTTACTTTGCTCCGGATAAATATTACGGCCCTAAAAACGAACTGAAAAGGTTAATTGATGAATGCCACAAACGAGGAATTGCTGTAGTAATTGATATGGTTTTGAACCACAGCTACGGGCAAAGTCCTTTTGTGCAAATGTACTGGGATGCAAGCAATAACCGCCCCGCAGCCAATAACCCCTGGTATAACCAGCAAAGCAATTTCCAAAACCCCGATGCGCAGTGGGGCTACGATTTTAATCATGAAAGTGTTTATACCCGCGAACTGGTAGATAGCATTAACAGTTTTTGGATGAATGAATACAAAGTTGACGGGTTCCGTTTCGACTTTACTAAAGGTTTTTCGAATACTGTTTACGGCCCTTCTGACTGGGGAAGTGCATATGATGCAGCACGTATAGCTAACCTGAAACGCATGGCCGACGAAATATGGAAACGCAAACCGGATGCATTCGTTATTTTCGAACATCTGGCTGATAATTATGAAGAAAAAGAACTTGCCGCATACGATATCCTGTTATGGGGCAATATGAATTACAATTACAACGAAGCCTCAATGGGATTCAACCAGAATGGACAATCGGACTTGAAAGGAGCAATTTATTCTGAGCGCGACTGGTCGAAACCCAACCTGGTTACCTATATGGAAAGCCACGACGAAGAAAGGCTGATGTATAAAAACCTCCAATATGGTAACAGCGAGGGAAGTTATTCAATAAAAGAATTGGGCACAGCCCTGGATAGAATGGAGCTAAACTCGGTATTTTTCATTCCGCTTCCAGGCCCTAAAATGATTTGGCAATTTGGCGAACTTGGCTACGATTACTCTATTGACTCGAACGGCGGACGGCTGAGCGAAAAACCGGTTCGCTGGGACTATTTAGATGAGAAAAACCGAACAGACTTGTTTCAGGTAATGGCCAAGCTAAACGAGTTAAAGCAACAATACGATGTGTTTTCGCCAGATAATACGAGTTACAGCCTGGCTGGAGCAACCAAATGGTATAAACTAAGTAAGGGAAACAATCATGTTGTTGGCCTCGGGAATTTTGATGTTACCGATAATAATATTGCCATTACCTTTCCTTCTGCCGGAAAATACTACGAATTTTTCAGCGGCGATTCGATTGAAATATCAAGTACAAATCAAACCTTTACATTTGCTGCGGGCGAATACCGGCTGTATTCAACACAACAGTTTGAAGAGCCAAGCATTGTAACAGATATCGATGAAATAGAAAATACAACCAACGATTTGAAGGTTTATCCTAATCCGGTATCAAGTAAAATGACAATTGCTTCGGATAAAACCATTTCTTCAGTTCAGGTATATTCAATTGCCGGAACTTTACAATATCAGGCAAACGAGTTGCGCAAAAACAAGGTTGAGATTGATGTGCAGAACTTTACGCCGGGTGTTTATTTAGTACGTGTAATTCAAAACGGAAACAGCACTACACAAAAGGTTCTGGTAAAATAA